Genomic DNA from Methanofollis sp. W23:
GTCTTCAAGAGTAAGCCTCATGCCACCAGTAATCCTGAATGGGAATCCCAGAGTATTGACTCCAGAGATTGTTGATCAAGCCAAAATAGTGACAGCACCGCCATCGAATGAGACTCGCTCCCCGGGCATACGTGTTCTGTCTCCTCCAGAGAAGACACAAAAACACCCTGTGCTCGTCCATGCCCGGTAGAGTCGCCGAAAGGGTCGGGGTGTGGTGGTGTGTGGTGTCACAGACGTGGGTTACCAGGGCGTCATGACCCGTCCAGGCGGTGTCCCACCTGACCTGACCGGGCTTAGAAGGTGCCAATCGTCAGCACAGGGACAGTCTGAAACGGGACTCGCCCATACACACTCCCCTGAAGACAGGCTGCATGCAGCCAGCCATGGTGCCCGCCAGCACCAGACCATGCCGCAGCCGGCACAGGTGTCTTCAGGAGAATGCAGAGAGGGCGAAGGCCCCGATCCGTTTTTGGGTCCATGGTTCTTCTCCTCCCTTCCCCCCGGCACTCATACCAGGCGACTCCATAGAATAGGTCGCCATGAAAGGATATAACAAAACACGGTCCTGGCGGTTCGTACCCTGAACCGGGAAGTTCAGTATTCGACCGCATCAAGAGCGGCACAGAACTCCCCGGCCGACCCGAACCGCATGGCCGGATCCTTCTCCAGGCACCTGAGCACGATCCCATCGAAGGGGGCGAGGGCGGGGTCGACGCCCGAAGGCGGGCGGGGCGGGGTGTCGAGGACGGCGGCCGAGTATGCGCCCGGGCCCTCGTCGTCATAGGGGAAGGTCCCGGTGAGGAGGACGTAGAAGACGACGCCGACCTGGTAGAGATCGGTCCTCTCGTCGGGATGGCCGAAACGGGCCGGGGCGAGTTGTTCTGGGGCGGCGTAGTGGAGGGAGTAGCCAGGCGCCACCGTCTCGTCCCCCTCACCGAGGACCTTGCCGAGCCCCCAGTCGGCGATCTTCGGGGTGGCGTCGGCGGCAAGGAGGATGTTGCCGGGCTTGAGGTCGCGGTGGACGACCCCGCGGGCGTGGGCGTACGCAAGCCCGGCCGCGATCCCGCGGACAAGTTCGATCGCCCTGGCAGGGGGGAGCGGGGACGCAAGGTCGGCGAGGGTGCGCTCCAGGTACTCGGTCTCCACGTACGGGACCGGGAGGACATTGACCGCATAGACCCTCACGATATTGGGGTGGGCCAGACCCTGCCAGATGCTGATCTCGCGGAGAAAACACCGGCCTGTCGCCTCGTCCTGGCGGAGCGGGACTT
This window encodes:
- a CDS encoding serine/threonine-protein kinase; this encodes MWSEKRGAVVRWGLVLLVVLALTVSAAAVPPDHAAAKDTNNRGHGQDAPPGLAHAPGQQKTEPAPEVPTPAPTPPSTTEAPTPEPTSVPTLVPPTETLVPEFTPSPSSTSLETVEAQETPDAAVETDLFSPLVLSAAALLVSAATLGGVVYARRREQAPFPPPPPGATEETTVVVPPDIETESGFPQALGEKYTGVVAVGSGGTARVFRAIRRADDQTVAVKVPLRQDEATGRCFLREISIWQGLAHPNIVRVYAVNVLPVPYVETEYLERTLADLASPLPPARAIELVRGIAAGLAYAHARGVVHRDLKPGNILLAADATPKIADWGLGKVLGEGDETVAPGYSLHYAAPEQLAPARFGHPDERTDLYQVGVVFYVLLTGTFPYDDEGPGAYSAAVLDTPPRPPSGVDPALAPFDGIVLRCLEKDPAMRFGSAGEFCAALDAVEY